In Phreatobacter oligotrophus, the following are encoded in one genomic region:
- the aceB gene encoding malate synthase A — MTAMTGVTIKGAMGPRYDEILTPEALAFVVDLQRTFNETRKRLLKLRVERQKQFDAGALPDFLAETKHIRDAAWTVAPIPADLQDRRVEITGPVDRKMVINALNCGAKCFMADFEDANSPTWSNQIEGQINLKDRWAGTLAFTDPNSGKSYAMKDRVAVIIPRPRGWHLPEVHVQVDGEDMSGSLFDFGLYVFHNAKSAIAKGSGPYFYLPKMESHLEARLWNDVFVHAQDKLGIPKGTIKATVLIETLPAAFEMDEILFELKDHMAGLNAGRWDYIFSFIKKLARNQAYVLPDRGQVVMSKAFLKAYAELLVKTCHKRGAFAMGGMAAQIPIKNNPEANAAAFAKVKADKEREATIGHDGTWVAHPDLVPVAMEAFDRLMPTPNQVSRQRDDVTVGQKDLLQIHEGTKTEAGYRENIRVGVQYIEAWLRGRGAVPIYNLMEDAATAEISRAQIWQWTTYGVALEGGIACTPDFFDRALKEEMEVVRNEVGAEAFDKGRFKEAIGLFRTLSLAPDFEEFLTLPAYRMLA, encoded by the coding sequence ATGACCGCGATGACCGGCGTCACCATCAAGGGCGCCATGGGCCCCCGCTACGACGAGATCCTGACCCCCGAGGCCCTCGCCTTCGTGGTCGACCTGCAGCGCACCTTCAACGAGACCCGCAAGCGCCTGCTGAAGCTGCGCGTCGAGCGCCAGAAGCAGTTCGACGCCGGCGCCCTCCCCGACTTCCTCGCCGAGACCAAGCACATCCGCGATGCCGCCTGGACCGTGGCGCCGATCCCGGCGGATCTCCAGGACCGCCGCGTCGAGATCACCGGCCCCGTGGACCGCAAGATGGTCATCAATGCGCTGAACTGCGGCGCCAAGTGCTTCATGGCTGATTTCGAGGACGCCAACTCGCCGACCTGGTCGAACCAGATCGAGGGCCAGATCAACCTGAAGGACCGCTGGGCCGGCACCCTCGCCTTCACCGATCCGAATTCCGGCAAGTCCTACGCGATGAAGGACAGGGTCGCCGTCATCATCCCGCGCCCGCGCGGCTGGCACCTGCCCGAGGTTCATGTGCAGGTCGACGGCGAGGACATGTCCGGCTCGCTCTTCGACTTCGGCCTCTATGTCTTCCACAATGCCAAGTCGGCGATCGCCAAGGGCTCGGGCCCCTATTTCTACCTGCCGAAGATGGAGAGCCATCTCGAGGCGCGGCTGTGGAACGACGTCTTCGTCCACGCTCAGGACAAGCTCGGCATCCCCAAGGGCACGATCAAGGCGACCGTCCTGATCGAGACGCTGCCGGCGGCCTTCGAGATGGACGAGATCCTGTTCGAGCTGAAGGACCACATGGCGGGCCTCAATGCCGGCCGCTGGGACTACATCTTCTCCTTCATCAAGAAGCTCGCCCGGAACCAGGCCTATGTCCTCCCCGACCGCGGCCAGGTGGTGATGAGCAAGGCCTTCCTGAAGGCCTATGCCGAGCTCCTCGTGAAGACCTGCCACAAGCGCGGCGCCTTCGCGATGGGCGGCATGGCGGCGCAGATCCCGATCAAGAACAATCCCGAGGCCAATGCTGCGGCCTTCGCCAAGGTGAAGGCTGACAAGGAGCGCGAGGCCACGATCGGCCATGACGGCACCTGGGTCGCCCATCCGGACCTCGTGCCGGTCGCCATGGAGGCCTTCGACCGCCTCATGCCGACGCCGAACCAGGTCTCGCGCCAGCGCGACGACGTCACCGTCGGCCAGAAGGACCTGCTGCAGATCCACGAGGGCACCAAGACCGAAGCCGGCTACCGCGAGAACATCCGCGTCGGCGTCCAGTATATCGAGGCCTGGCTGCGCGGCCGCGGCGCCGTGCCGATCTACAACCTCATGGAGGACGCGGCGACCGCCGAGATCTCCCGCGCGCAAATCTGGCAGTGGACGACCTACGGCGTGGCGCTGGAGGGCGGCATCGCCTGCACCCCGGACTTCTTCGACCGGGCGCTGAAGGAGGAAATGGAGGTCGTGCGGAACGAGGTCGGCGCCGAGGCTTTCGACAAGGGCCGCTTCAAGGAGGCGATCGGCCTGTTCCGCACCCTGTCGCTGGCGCCGGACTTCGAAGAGTTCCTCACCCTGCCGGCCTACCGCATGCTTGCCTGA
- a CDS encoding TorF family putative porin, whose translation MFRKFVLTGLLAAALGTGAQAADVAAPPAIAAPAPWAFDFAFGGKLMSDYNFRGISQSARGPSVNVYGELRYGWLYGGAAFWTTKLPTRPVGEIDIYGGIRPVIGDLTLDLGLMYYLYTPERQFITTGAETPVALAGTWTPRNTDFLEFYGKAGYDITPQFNLGGAVYYSANWLGTGAYGLYAEVNAKYKLPNDFAISGALGHYWLGNTTVFGVNNFNIQDYLYWNAGVSWTYKDAVTLDLRYHGTNLTSQQCFATTGDYRGVFTGSGRSNWCGHSVVATLSVDLQWSKLPYK comes from the coding sequence ATGTTTCGCAAGTTCGTTCTCACCGGCCTTCTGGCTGCCGCGCTCGGCACGGGCGCCCAGGCTGCCGATGTGGCCGCTCCCCCGGCGATTGCCGCTCCGGCGCCGTGGGCCTTCGACTTCGCCTTCGGCGGCAAGTTGATGTCGGACTATAATTTCCGCGGTATCTCGCAGTCGGCCCGCGGCCCCTCGGTCAACGTCTACGGCGAACTGCGCTACGGCTGGCTCTATGGCGGCGCGGCCTTCTGGACCACCAAGCTGCCGACCCGCCCGGTCGGCGAGATCGACATCTATGGTGGTATCCGCCCGGTCATCGGCGACCTGACCCTCGACCTCGGCCTGATGTACTACCTCTACACGCCGGAGCGGCAGTTCATCACCACCGGCGCCGAGACCCCGGTGGCGCTTGCCGGCACCTGGACGCCGCGCAACACCGACTTCCTCGAGTTCTACGGCAAGGCCGGCTACGACATCACCCCCCAGTTCAACCTGGGCGGCGCGGTCTACTACTCGGCCAACTGGCTCGGCACCGGCGCCTACGGCCTCTATGCCGAGGTCAACGCCAAGTACAAGCTGCCGAACGATTTCGCCATCTCGGGTGCCCTGGGCCACTACTGGCTGGGCAACACGACGGTCTTCGGCGTCAACAACTTCAACATCCAGGACTACCTGTACTGGAACGCCGGCGTGTCCTGGACCTACAAGGACGCGGTCACCCTCGACCTGCGCTACCATGGCACCAACCTGACCTCGCAGCAGTGCTTCGCGACGACCGGCGACTACCGCGGCGTGTTCACCGGCTCGGGCCGCTCCAACTGGTGCGGTCACAGCGTGGTGGCGACCCTCTCGGTCGACCTGCAGTGGTCCAAGCTGCCCTACAAGTGA
- a CDS encoding DUF2076 domain-containing protein has product MNQQERDIIAGLFDRLKSAESQQRDPEVDAFIKERLVQQPGAVYALLQSMYVSDQALNDLSRQNEAMQGQLRAMQGQIDQLQQQLQRQPEPQQGGFLSSIFGSKPAAPPPAPPRPLGMGMAPPPPGFGQPPAAPAYGGPPQPGYGAPPQPGPWGQPQGGPMGAPQGGPWGQQPQGGPWGQQAAPQQQSRGGGFLATAATAAVGVAGGMLAANAISSMMGGGTRTASAAPATETGATQSAEKSAPQDSYTGGAGDQSAEKGGYDQGYGNDSYHEAGYDNGGYDDFGGDDI; this is encoded by the coding sequence ATGAACCAACAGGAACGCGACATCATCGCCGGCCTGTTCGACCGCCTCAAATCGGCCGAGAGCCAGCAGCGCGACCCCGAGGTCGATGCCTTCATCAAGGAGCGCCTCGTCCAGCAGCCCGGCGCGGTCTACGCGCTGCTGCAGTCCATGTATGTGTCCGACCAGGCGCTCAACGACCTGTCGCGCCAGAACGAGGCGATGCAGGGCCAGCTCCGCGCCATGCAGGGCCAGATCGATCAGCTCCAGCAGCAGCTCCAGCGCCAGCCGGAGCCCCAGCAGGGCGGCTTCCTGTCCTCCATCTTCGGCTCCAAGCCGGCCGCTCCGCCCCCGGCGCCGCCGCGTCCGCTCGGCATGGGCATGGCCCCGCCGCCCCCCGGCTTCGGCCAGCCGCCCGCCGCGCCTGCCTATGGCGGCCCGCCGCAGCCCGGTTACGGCGCTCCGCCCCAGCCCGGCCCGTGGGGCCAGCCCCAGGGCGGCCCGATGGGCGCCCCGCAGGGTGGTCCCTGGGGTCAGCAGCCCCAGGGTGGTCCCTGGGGCCAGCAGGCCGCGCCCCAGCAGCAGAGCCGCGGTGGCGGCTTCCTGGCGACGGCCGCGACGGCAGCCGTGGGCGTTGCCGGCGGCATGCTCGCCGCCAATGCCATCTCCTCGATGATGGGCGGCGGCACCCGCACCGCGTCGGCGGCTCCGGCGACGGAGACCGGCGCCACCCAGTCGGCCGAGAAGAGCGCCCCGCAGGACAGCTACACCGGCGGCGCCGGTGACCAGAGCGCTGAAAAGGGCGGCTACGACCAGGGCTACGGCAACGACAGCTACCACGAGGCCGGCTACGACAATGGCGGCTACGACGATTTCGGCGGCGACGACATCTGA
- a CDS encoding NADH:ubiquinone oxidoreductase subunit NDUFA12: MKTFFLKFFTWWNSQTFGTQFTIWRDGVFVGEDEFGNRYYRSRFAKDPALGHERRWVVYNGYADASAIPPGWYGWMHHRTAEPPTSGSYQPRAWQKPHKPNGTGTAEAYRPPGSTLAAGKRPRATGDYQAWTPGQ; this comes from the coding sequence ATGAAGACCTTCTTCCTCAAGTTCTTCACCTGGTGGAACAGCCAGACCTTCGGCACCCAGTTCACCATCTGGCGTGACGGCGTGTTCGTCGGCGAGGACGAGTTCGGCAACCGCTACTACCGCTCGCGCTTCGCCAAGGACCCGGCCCTCGGCCACGAGCGGCGCTGGGTCGTCTACAACGGCTATGCCGATGCCTCCGCCATCCCGCCTGGCTGGTACGGCTGGATGCATCACCGCACGGCCGAACCGCCGACCTCGGGCTCCTACCAGCCGCGGGCCTGGCAGAAGCCGCACAAGCCCAACGGCACCGGCACGGCGGAAGCCTATCGCCCGCCCGGTTCGACGCTGGCCGCCGGCAAGCGTCCCCGCGCCACCGGCGACTACCAGGCCTGGACGCCGGGTCAGTGA
- a CDS encoding DUF2155 domain-containing protein: protein MAPSARTLLALTGLGALALAALAPASGPVLAQLQLGPPPTSQPRPSAPPPAGQLPPAPRPPQARPARPAVPTDPQPPSADDAPRDRRRALPGETVAPAPDETVIAPPRQKINNPTAVFSGLDKITGRIISFDVAIDETVQFGALQVTPRVCYTRPSTETPQTTSFVEVDEVTLSGEVRRIYSGWMFAASPGLSGVEHAVYDVWLTDCKQTAPAVQGQPQAAQPPAPAANAPQRR from the coding sequence TTGGCCCCTTCTGCCCGGACCCTCCTTGCGCTGACCGGCCTTGGCGCGCTGGCGCTGGCCGCTCTCGCACCCGCGTCCGGCCCGGTCCTGGCGCAGCTGCAGCTCGGGCCCCCGCCAACCTCGCAGCCGCGCCCGAGCGCCCCGCCGCCGGCCGGACAGCTGCCGCCGGCACCGCGGCCGCCGCAGGCCCGCCCCGCCCGTCCGGCCGTGCCGACCGATCCGCAGCCGCCCTCCGCCGACGACGCACCCCGTGACCGCCGCCGGGCGCTTCCCGGCGAGACCGTCGCGCCGGCCCCGGACGAGACGGTGATCGCCCCGCCGCGGCAGAAGATCAACAACCCGACGGCCGTCTTCTCGGGCCTCGACAAGATCACCGGCCGCATCATCTCCTTCGACGTCGCCATCGACGAGACCGTCCAGTTCGGCGCTCTGCAGGTGACGCCGCGCGTCTGCTACACGCGCCCCTCCACCGAGACGCCGCAGACGACCTCCTTCGTCGAGGTCGACGAGGTGACCCTCTCCGGCGAGGTCCGGCGCATCTATTCCGGCTGGATGTTCGCGGCCAGCCCCGGCCTCTCCGGGGTCGAGCACGCCGTCTATGACGTCTGGCTGACCGACTGCAAACAGACGGCCCCGGCCGTCCAGGGGCAGCCGCAGGCGGCCCAGCCGCCTGCTCCGGCGGCCAATGCGCCGCAGCGGCGCTGA
- a CDS encoding copper chaperone PCu(A)C: MNRRQFLAAAAAIVPSLALAQGHGSHGTAPANPAVFRIGALVIEAPWTRATPGGARVAGGFMTIRNTGTVPDRLVGGTFPGAPRVEVHEMAMADGMMRMRELRGGLEIPAGGSVQLRPGGYHMMFMELGEPVRAGAPLRGTLVFEKAGTIEIAYDVVPVGAPGPAGHGAARH, encoded by the coding sequence ATGAACCGACGCCAGTTTCTCGCGGCCGCCGCCGCCATCGTGCCCAGCCTCGCCCTTGCCCAGGGCCATGGCTCCCACGGCACCGCCCCTGCCAACCCCGCGGTGTTCCGCATCGGAGCGCTCGTCATCGAGGCGCCGTGGACCCGCGCGACGCCGGGCGGCGCCCGTGTCGCCGGCGGCTTCATGACCATCCGCAACACCGGCACCGTGCCGGACCGCCTCGTCGGCGGGACCTTTCCCGGCGCGCCGCGGGTCGAGGTCCATGAAATGGCCATGGCCGACGGCATGATGCGGATGCGCGAGTTGCGCGGCGGCCTGGAGATCCCCGCAGGTGGATCGGTCCAGCTGCGCCCCGGCGGCTACCACATGATGTTCATGGAGCTCGGCGAGCCTGTCCGGGCCGGCGCGCCGCTGCGGGGCACGCTGGTCTTCGAGAAGGCCGGCACGATCGAGATCGCCTACGATGTCGTGCCCGTCGGCGCACCCGGCCCTGCGGGCCATGGCGCGGCGAGGCACTGA
- a CDS encoding copper chaperone PCu(A)C → MIDRRSLLAAPALLVTVPAFAHSYRHGDLMIGHAWCLPSEGATTRAFMPLAVVQDQPDALVSARTEAAEAVEFRPVAGGPAAPRWDIVPRRPIGMRSDGPHLLLTGLKRPLKVRDRFPLTLVFQRNGAKEVEVWVERAPYST, encoded by the coding sequence ATGATCGATCGCCGCAGCCTTCTCGCCGCTCCCGCGCTCCTCGTAACGGTCCCGGCCTTCGCCCATTCCTACCGCCACGGCGACCTGATGATCGGCCATGCCTGGTGCCTGCCATCGGAGGGGGCGACGACGCGGGCCTTCATGCCGCTGGCGGTCGTCCAGGACCAGCCGGACGCGCTCGTCTCGGCACGGACCGAGGCCGCGGAGGCGGTGGAGTTCCGCCCCGTCGCCGGCGGTCCCGCCGCTCCGCGCTGGGACATCGTCCCCCGCCGGCCGATCGGCATGCGATCGGATGGCCCGCATCTCCTGCTCACCGGCCTGAAGCGCCCGCTGAAGGTTCGAGACCGCTTCCCCCTCACCCTCGTCTTCCAGCGCAATGGCGCGAAGGAGGTCGAGGTCTGGGTGGAGCGTGCGCCCTATTCCACCTGA
- a CDS encoding flavin reductase family protein, with protein MRSIPLDTLPGDRIYKILCSLVVPRPIALVSTLGPGGVVNAAPFSFFNVFSEAPPLVVLGLQHKPDHSPKDTTRHIGAAGSFVVNMVDEALADAMNTCAIDFPPDVSEVEAAGLTTAASVTIPAPRIAEAPAALECVREVSLAFGPQRELLVGRVLHVHVREDVMDEKFNVDMAAYRPVGRLFGNLYSRQHEVFGLDRVDHATWLARKERGEG; from the coding sequence ATGCGCTCCATCCCGCTCGATACCCTGCCGGGGGATCGGATCTACAAGATCCTCTGCTCGCTCGTCGTGCCGCGCCCCATCGCGCTGGTCTCGACGCTCGGCCCGGGCGGGGTGGTGAATGCCGCCCCCTTCTCGTTCTTCAACGTGTTCTCGGAAGCGCCACCGCTCGTCGTGCTCGGCCTGCAGCACAAGCCCGACCACTCGCCGAAGGACACGACCCGGCACATCGGCGCTGCCGGGTCCTTCGTGGTCAACATGGTCGACGAGGCGCTGGCCGACGCCATGAACACCTGCGCCATCGACTTCCCGCCTGACGTCTCCGAGGTCGAGGCTGCCGGCCTCACCACGGCGGCCTCGGTGACCATCCCGGCACCCCGCATCGCCGAGGCGCCGGCGGCCCTCGAATGCGTGCGCGAGGTGTCGCTCGCCTTTGGGCCGCAGCGGGAACTGCTGGTCGGGCGGGTGCTGCACGTCCACGTCCGGGAGGACGTGATGGACGAGAAATTCAATGTCGACATGGCGGCCTACCGCCCCGTCGGCCGTCTGTTCGGCAATCTCTATTCCCGCCAGCACGAGGTCTTCGGCCTCGATCGCGTTGACCACGCGACCTGGCTTGCGCGGAAGGAGCGCGGCGAAGGCTGA
- a CDS encoding PAS-domain containing protein translates to MALTRTGAAGRVERDRRPADLAALDYRDIALDSVDHGFCVFAPDLTVRLANARMREIFGMPEEMIRVGAPMYGLLRYSASRGRLGGRSLEEAWAERLGLIAKGEPFARVERFDDGRIISIRYQPAAGGCWVAIHHDITAQQRLEDELRAQASIFEEALENMSHALAVFDVDQRLVIFNSRYITMYGYDPAIVRRGVHLRQVQAHGIERGIYAGMTLEQLQADSRRAIASGSEVNKRRQLPDGRWIQTRSRPMPGGGWVFTAEDVTERETFVQELNEQHRRFDAALNAMSQALCMFDADQRLIVCNENYVTLFRADPAVVKPGISLRDIFAHGVQLGSYPGMTADELVARRLEAVARSDGRSYDQHMNDGRIIAVSIETMANGGWLGMFEDVTELRRAEIERARALAEVQQQNLLLDATLEGMAQGLCVYDRDMRVVVRNRRYLEIYRLEEDDVRPGMTMVEVIERSVARGVHTKGRTAQDIASEFMNMVEAHRGYALTRHLADGRILNIRVQPMADGGWLATFEDVTARERATLELSEQHRRFNAALNNMAHGLAMLDENLNLIVCNKRYLDMYGMSADVVHPGIAMLDIVRHSIAQGNYAQASPEELVAGYLDSLRRGEYLSHRHLSGDRIYKVLYQPMPHGGWVAVHEDVTERHKVEQHIVHLAHHDALTGLPNRTLFRERLTEGLAALPTSGGSLALLCLDLDHFKSVNDTLGHPVGDEMLSVVARRLEQAVGDAGTIARLGGDEFAILLSGLDGTPGGAECMARRIGKTLSEPLVVEGHVINTGMSMGIAIALRDASSGDQLMKCADLALYRAKAEGRATYRFYEADMSRSMEARRQLELDLREALAAEEFHLVFQPQVDSTGLKLAGFEALVRWTHALRGPVPPNDFIPIAEETGLIVPLGRWVLETACRQAVTWATSVPVAINLSPVQFKDRQLVDTVRQVLAETGLAPGRLELEITEAVLLQNDDVTMTMLHDLRALGVRIAMDDFGVGYSSLSYLRRFRFDKIKIDRSFIADLDRGTDNAAIVRAMAQLGSSLGIDTTAEGVETDEQLAIVRACGCTHIQGYLVSPPRGAMDVAALIDRLGA, encoded by the coding sequence TTGGCTTTGACGCGGACTGGAGCGGCTGGCCGAGTCGAACGGGATCGACGACCCGCCGATCTCGCCGCGCTCGATTACCGCGACATCGCCCTCGATTCCGTCGACCACGGCTTCTGCGTCTTCGCTCCCGACCTGACGGTTCGCCTCGCCAACGCCCGGATGCGCGAGATCTTCGGCATGCCCGAGGAGATGATCCGCGTCGGCGCGCCGATGTATGGCCTGCTGCGCTACAGCGCCAGCCGCGGGCGCCTCGGCGGCCGGAGCCTGGAGGAGGCCTGGGCCGAACGGCTAGGGCTCATCGCCAAGGGTGAACCCTTCGCGCGTGTCGAGCGATTTGACGACGGGCGCATCATCTCGATCCGCTACCAACCGGCCGCCGGCGGCTGCTGGGTGGCGATCCACCACGACATCACCGCGCAGCAGCGCCTCGAGGACGAACTGCGCGCCCAGGCCTCGATCTTCGAGGAGGCGCTGGAGAACATGTCCCACGCGCTGGCGGTGTTCGACGTCGATCAGCGCCTGGTCATCTTCAACAGCCGCTACATCACCATGTACGGCTACGACCCGGCCATCGTCCGGCGGGGCGTGCACCTCCGCCAGGTCCAGGCCCATGGCATCGAGCGCGGCATCTATGCCGGGATGACGCTGGAGCAGTTGCAGGCCGATTCACGGCGCGCCATTGCATCGGGCTCCGAGGTCAACAAGCGCCGCCAGCTGCCCGACGGACGCTGGATCCAGACCCGGTCGCGTCCCATGCCCGGCGGCGGCTGGGTGTTCACGGCCGAGGACGTGACGGAGCGCGAGACCTTCGTCCAGGAGCTGAACGAACAGCACCGCCGATTCGACGCCGCGCTCAACGCCATGTCCCAGGCGCTGTGCATGTTCGACGCCGACCAGCGCCTGATCGTCTGCAACGAGAACTACGTCACCCTCTTCCGCGCCGATCCGGCCGTGGTGAAGCCCGGCATCAGCCTGCGGGACATCTTCGCCCATGGCGTTCAGCTCGGCAGCTATCCCGGGATGACCGCCGACGAACTCGTCGCCCGGCGTCTCGAAGCGGTCGCCCGCAGCGACGGGCGAAGCTACGACCAGCACATGAACGATGGCCGTATCATCGCCGTCTCCATCGAGACCATGGCGAATGGCGGCTGGCTCGGCATGTTCGAGGACGTCACCGAGTTGCGGCGCGCCGAGATCGAGCGGGCCCGGGCCCTCGCGGAGGTGCAGCAGCAGAACCTCCTGCTCGACGCCACCCTAGAGGGCATGGCGCAGGGCCTCTGCGTCTATGACCGGGACATGCGGGTCGTCGTTCGCAACCGCCGCTATCTCGAAATCTACCGCCTGGAAGAGGACGACGTTCGGCCGGGCATGACCATGGTCGAGGTGATCGAGCGCAGCGTTGCCCGCGGCGTCCATACGAAGGGGCGAACGGCGCAGGATATCGCCAGCGAATTCATGAACATGGTGGAGGCCCACCGCGGCTATGCCCTCACCCGGCATCTCGCCGACGGCCGCATTCTCAACATCCGCGTCCAGCCCATGGCCGATGGCGGCTGGCTCGCCACCTTCGAGGACGTCACGGCCCGCGAGCGCGCGACCCTCGAGCTCAGCGAGCAGCATCGCCGCTTCAACGCGGCGCTGAACAACATGGCTCATGGCCTCGCCATGCTCGACGAGAACCTCAACCTCATCGTCTGCAACAAGCGCTATCTCGACATGTACGGCATGTCCGCCGATGTCGTGCATCCCGGCATCGCCATGCTGGATATCGTCCGCCACAGCATCGCCCAGGGCAATTACGCCCAGGCCAGTCCCGAGGAGCTGGTGGCCGGATATTTGGACAGCCTACGCCGGGGCGAATATCTCTCCCACCGGCACCTGTCGGGCGACCGGATCTACAAGGTCCTCTACCAGCCCATGCCCCATGGCGGCTGGGTGGCGGTCCACGAGGACGTCACCGAGCGCCACAAGGTCGAGCAGCACATCGTCCACCTCGCCCATCACGACGCGCTCACCGGCCTGCCGAACCGCACGCTCTTCCGCGAACGCCTGACCGAGGGGCTCGCCGCGCTGCCCACGTCCGGTGGCTCGCTCGCCCTGCTTTGTCTCGATCTCGACCACTTCAAGTCGGTGAACGACACGCTCGGACACCCGGTGGGCGACGAGATGCTGTCGGTCGTCGCCCGCCGCCTCGAACAGGCCGTCGGAGACGCCGGCACCATCGCCCGTCTCGGGGGCGACGAATTCGCCATCCTGCTCAGTGGGCTCGATGGCACGCCGGGCGGCGCCGAATGCATGGCCCGCCGCATCGGCAAGACCTTGAGCGAACCCCTCGTCGTCGAGGGGCATGTCATCAACACCGGCATGAGCATGGGCATTGCCATCGCGCTGCGCGACGCCTCGTCCGGCGACCAGCTGATGAAATGCGCCGATCTCGCGCTCTACCGCGCCAAGGCCGAGGGCCGCGCCACCTACCGCTTCTACGAGGCGGACATGAGCCGCAGCATGGAGGCGCGCCGCCAGCTCGAGCTCGACCTGCGCGAGGCGCTGGCGGCGGAGGAGTTCCACCTCGTCTTCCAGCCGCAGGTCGACAGCACGGGCCTGAAGCTCGCCGGCTTCGAGGCGCTGGTCCGCTGGACCCACGCGCTGCGCGGCCCCGTTCCGCCGAACGACTTCATCCCGATTGCCGAGGAAACCGGCCTCATCGTGCCGCTCGGCCGCTGGGTGCTCGAGACCGCCTGCCGCCAGGCCGTCACCTGGGCCACGTCGGTGCCGGTCGCCATCAATCTGTCGCCGGTTCAGTTCAAGGACCGGCAACTCGTCGACACGGTGCGGCAGGTCCTCGCCGAGACGGGCCTTGCGCCCGGCAGGCTGGAGCTGGAGATCACCGAGGCGGTGCTGCTGCAGAACGACGACGTCACTATGACCATGCTGCACGACCTGCGGGCGCTCGGCGTCCGCATCGCCATGGATGATTTCGGTGTCGGCTATTCCTCGCTGAGCTACCTGCGCCGCTTCCGCTTCGACAAGATCAAGATCGACCGGTCCTTCATCGCCGATCTCGACCGAGGCACGGACAATGCGGCCATCGTCCGCGCCATGGCCCAGCTCGGCAGCAGCCTCGGCATCGACACCACCGCCGAGGGCGTGGAGACCGACGAACAGCTTGCCATCGTGCGCGCCTGCGGCTGCACGCATATCCAGGGCTATCTCGTCAGCCCGCCGCGCGGCGCCATGGACGTTGCGGCGCTGATCGACCGGCTCGGGGCCTGA